A section of the Eublepharis macularius isolate TG4126 chromosome 1, MPM_Emac_v1.0, whole genome shotgun sequence genome encodes:
- the TPBG gene encoding trophoblast glycoprotein, with the protein MLGCSFWGSAPPTPVGERKRAVWLEVLLLVGVFPSWVSAQLLAHCPEACNCSETARTVTCINQNLTEVPRDLPRYVRDLLLTGNRISGLQPDTFFSQPPLELSHLSLSGNGLEWVGEDALAGLPSLKQVDLSHNLLSSFSSVAFGNASSPLEELNLSDSLYNSSNVTLIAELLQQGTFPNLKRLDLSDNHLHFLPAEMFSSLPNLQHLNLHNSSLVGLYNVDFSNLRQLQSLNLSDNSLKCLRNSTIFQLRRLPQLSSLDLSRNTWVCDCQIEDLVNWLKESNLVVAKGTLKCSYPNEMWGRPLVTLSFSDLDCPVSAGDQTQLQTSYVFLGIVLALIGAIFLLVLYLNRKGIKKWMYNIRDACRDHMEGYHYRYEINADPRLTNLSSNSDV; encoded by the coding sequence ATGCTGGGGTGCTCTTTTTGGGGCTCTGCACCCCCCACGCCTgttggggagaggaagagagctgtgtggCTAGAAgtgctgctgctggtgggagtcTTTCCCAGCTGGGTCTCGGCTCAGCTGCTTGCCCATTGTCCTGAAGCCTGTAATTGTTCCGAGACAGCCAGAACAGTGACATGCATCAACCAGAACCTGACTGAAGTGCCGCGGGACTTGCCCCGTTATGTGCGGGATCTCCTCCTCACAGGCAACCGCATCAGCGGCCTCCAGCCGGACACGTTCTTCTCCCAGCCCCCTCTGGAGCTCAGTCATCTCAGCCTGAGTGGCAATGgcctggagtgggtgggagaggacgctTTAGCTGGCTTGCCCAGCTTGAAGCAGGTGGACCTCAGCCACAATCTTCTTTCATCGTTCAGCAGTGTGGCCTTTGGCAATGCCAGCAGCCCCTTAGAGGAGCTAAACTTGAGCGACTCCCTCTATAACTCAAGCAATGTGACCCTCATTGCCGAGCTGCTCCAGCAGGGGACGTTTCCCAACTTGAAGCGCCTGGATCTGTCCGACAATCACCTGCATTTCCTGCCTGCAGAGATGTTCTCCTCTCTGCCCAACCTGCAGCACCTGAACCTGCACAACTCCTCCCTAGTAGGTTTGTATAATGTGGACTTCTCGAACCTCCGCCAGCTGCAGAGCCTCAACCTCAGTGACAACTCCCTCAAGTGCCTGAGGAATAGCACCATCTTCCAGCTCCGTAGGCTTCCCCAACTCAGTAGTCTCGACCTCAGCCGCAACACTTGGGTCTGTGACTGCCAGATTGAGGACTTGGTGAACTGGCTTAAGGAAAGCAACCTAGTGGTGGCCAAAGGAACGCTCAAGTGCTCTTATCCAAATGAGATGTGGGGCAGGCCCTTAGTGACTCTCAGCTTCTCAGACCTGGACTGTCCTGTGTCAGCAGGTGACCAAACTCAGCTACAGACTTCTTACGTCTTCCTTGGGATAGTGTTGGCTCTCATTGGAGCTATTTTCCTGCTTGTTTTGTACTTGAACCGAAAAGGGATTAAAAAGTGGATGTACAATATCAGGGATGCCTGTAGAGACCACATGGAAGGATATCACTACAGGTATGAGATCAACGCCGATCCCAGGCTAACAAACCTCAGCTCCAATTCCGATGTCTGA